A single genomic interval of Roseibium sp. HPY-6 harbors:
- a CDS encoding mannitol dehydrogenase family protein, which yields MAHKTSELKRITYDRAALRPRLLHIGFGAFAKAHVMVYHDEWLRSEDTDWGVVAVRLHSGEADLTKLDQADGLFAIGEMQDDDLALREIGPVIRTLHLKRDGTPALLERIADPDLSLITLTITEKGYCLSEGHLDLKNTAVAQDLSANGNPTTAIGIIATGLQRRMTTGCEGLTILSCDNLPENGKLCRQAILEFAERLDPALSGWIERTCRFPCSMVDRITPAMTEASHQKLEAALGHPDPNGILCEPFRQWVIEDRFAGERPGWDQAGAQFVSDVAPFEDMKLRLLNGSHSFLAYLGALAGKQTISDCMADPVLKTAAKKLMLSEQARTLEVPPGVDIPRYADALIERFSNSALHHKTTQIASDGSQKLPQRLLAPISWHIAHDSPFPLAALGVAGWMHYCRGLAETGMPLPLNDPLAAQIEDLAAHANGADYVEQMLSLQQVFGKDLPASSQFTNQIRSAYDRIGSDGVVNAITASL from the coding sequence ATGGCCCATAAGACCTCCGAACTCAAACGCATAACCTACGACCGCGCTGCACTGCGCCCCAGACTGCTTCACATTGGTTTCGGAGCGTTCGCGAAAGCCCATGTGATGGTCTATCACGATGAATGGCTGCGCTCTGAAGATACGGATTGGGGTGTCGTTGCGGTTCGGCTTCATTCCGGTGAAGCCGACCTCACCAAGCTCGACCAGGCAGACGGCCTGTTTGCGATCGGAGAAATGCAGGATGATGACCTGGCACTGCGTGAGATCGGACCGGTGATCAGAACCCTGCATCTGAAACGGGATGGCACACCCGCACTGCTCGAGCGGATTGCCGATCCGGATCTCTCGCTGATCACGCTGACGATAACCGAAAAAGGCTACTGCCTCTCCGAGGGGCATCTGGATCTGAAAAATACGGCGGTCGCACAGGACCTGAGCGCAAATGGCAACCCGACCACGGCAATAGGCATAATAGCCACTGGGCTGCAGCGCCGTATGACAACAGGGTGCGAAGGCCTAACCATACTCTCCTGCGACAATCTTCCGGAAAATGGAAAACTGTGCCGACAGGCAATCCTTGAATTCGCCGAACGGCTTGATCCGGCGCTGAGCGGCTGGATCGAAAGGACATGCCGCTTCCCGTGCTCGATGGTCGACAGGATCACGCCGGCAATGACCGAGGCTTCCCATCAGAAGCTGGAAGCTGCGCTCGGCCACCCTGACCCGAATGGCATTCTATGCGAACCATTCCGCCAATGGGTGATTGAAGACAGATTTGCCGGAGAACGGCCGGGTTGGGATCAGGCAGGAGCTCAGTTTGTGAGTGACGTAGCCCCGTTTGAGGACATGAAGCTGCGTCTCCTGAATGGCTCACATTCCTTCCTGGCTTATCTGGGTGCGCTCGCAGGAAAACAAACGATTTCGGATTGCATGGCCGATCCGGTGCTCAAGACAGCAGCAAAGAAACTCATGCTGAGCGAACAGGCCAGGACGCTCGAAGTCCCGCCCGGCGTCGACATACCGCGTTACGCCGATGCATTGATTGAGCGATTTTCGAATTCGGCCCTGCATCACAAGACGACGCAAATTGCTTCCGACGGCAGTCAGAAGCTTCCGCAGCGGCTGCTGGCCCCTATTAGCTGGCACATTGCACATGACAGCCCATTTCCACTCGCCGCGCTCGGCGTTGCGGGCTGGATGCACTACTGCCGTGGACTGGCCGAAACCGGCATGCCCCTGCCTTTGAATGACCCGCTTGCCGCTCAGATTGAAGACCTGGCGGCCCACGCAAATGGCGCCGACTATGTGGAACAGATGTTGTCGCTGCAGCAGGTTTTCGGCAAAGATCTGCCGGCGTCCTCTCAATTCACCAATCAGATCCGGTCCGCCTATGACCGGATCGGCTCCGACGGGGTCGTGAACGCGATCACCGCTTCCCTCTGA
- a CDS encoding TIM-barrel domain-containing protein yields the protein MKALQNWTLKDRTKSSITLLVEDRHSFTATVLEHDLIRITLLKDGEYRLDRTWAIAPEKDVPFEGRKREDTSGFSCPAFRLTETADTVTLQTDTLRLIIGRPLSLVWEARRTTSDTWQEIARDRPLNAYMIGRKDHRNQHYMRRFGDERFYGLGEKAGALERSGRRFEMRNLDALGYDARSTDPLYKHIPFTITDRGTGGAYGLFYDTLATCWFDLGNEKDNYHPPFRAFRADDGDLDFYFFWAPNVLDVVKRQHWLIGGTAFMPRWGLGYSGSTMAYTDSDNAQERVRTFLDKLEEEDIPCDSFQLSSGYTAIEGRRYVFHWNTDRFPDVEALTSSYADAGINLIANIKPVLLDDHPLYEEAQEAGLFIRDSESGAPEHSPFWDGTGSHLDFTNPNTVAWWRANVTSKLLNRGIKSTWNDNNEYEVWDDNAICAGFGGPIPVSLIRPLHSQLMTRASFEAQKQDQPGKRPYLISRCASPGTQRYAQTWTGDNYTSWDTLRWNIPMGLGLSLSGFYNVGHDVGGFAGPRPEPELFLRWVQNGIFHPRFTIHSWNDDGTANEAWMYPEITPLIRDALKLRAQLIPYLYTQLYRAVADGEPVLRPLFLDYPNDISSRHAEFDFLLGRDLLVATVVEKGADRRTVTLPDNEEGWWAFDGSTWYPGGEKIDIPVTLESIPLFVRGGAVLPMAAANLRADPKFDRKRTWRIYPQAVDCGTSISHAYDDDGTSVEALGGQHALTTFELVRDNAQVQLDWRRSGDWQPAFSNIQIWLAGQTDLIVNGIAHYAGDTIDFNAAR from the coding sequence ATGAAAGCGCTTCAGAACTGGACCCTCAAAGACCGCACGAAGAGCAGCATCACGCTGCTCGTCGAAGACCGTCACAGTTTCACGGCAACTGTTCTGGAGCACGACCTTATCCGGATCACGCTTCTGAAGGACGGCGAATACAGGCTGGACCGTACCTGGGCGATCGCACCGGAAAAGGACGTGCCGTTCGAGGGGCGCAAGCGCGAGGACACAAGCGGGTTTTCCTGTCCGGCATTTCGATTGACCGAGACGGCGGACACAGTCACCCTGCAAACGGACACTCTGCGCCTGATAATTGGTCGACCACTTTCCCTTGTCTGGGAGGCCCGCCGGACCACCTCGGACACCTGGCAGGAAATTGCTCGGGATCGTCCGCTCAACGCCTATATGATCGGACGCAAGGACCACCGAAACCAGCATTATATGCGCCGTTTCGGGGACGAGCGGTTTTACGGCCTCGGCGAGAAGGCCGGCGCTCTGGAGCGTTCCGGACGCCGCTTTGAAATGCGCAACCTCGACGCGCTTGGCTATGATGCTCGGAGCACCGACCCCCTCTACAAACACATCCCGTTCACGATAACCGACCGGGGGACAGGCGGAGCATACGGGCTCTTCTACGACACACTGGCGACCTGCTGGTTCGATCTGGGCAACGAAAAAGACAACTACCATCCTCCCTTCCGCGCCTTCCGCGCCGATGATGGCGACCTCGACTTCTATTTTTTCTGGGCGCCGAACGTTCTTGACGTCGTCAAACGGCAGCACTGGCTGATCGGTGGAACCGCGTTCATGCCGCGCTGGGGGCTCGGCTATTCCGGCTCTACCATGGCCTATACGGATTCAGACAATGCTCAGGAGCGCGTTCGGACCTTTCTGGACAAGCTCGAGGAAGAGGATATCCCCTGCGACAGTTTCCAATTGTCGTCCGGGTACACGGCCATTGAAGGAAGACGTTATGTCTTTCACTGGAATACGGACCGCTTCCCGGACGTAGAGGCCCTGACATCTTCCTATGCGGACGCCGGCATCAACCTGATCGCAAACATCAAGCCGGTGCTGCTGGACGATCATCCGCTTTATGAAGAAGCACAAGAAGCAGGTCTCTTCATTCGCGACAGCGAGAGCGGAGCCCCGGAACACTCGCCCTTCTGGGATGGCACCGGTTCGCATCTCGACTTTACCAATCCAAACACGGTCGCCTGGTGGCGGGCCAATGTGACGAGCAAGCTGTTGAATAGGGGCATCAAAAGCACCTGGAACGACAACAACGAATACGAAGTCTGGGACGACAATGCGATCTGCGCCGGTTTTGGCGGGCCTATTCCGGTTAGTCTGATCCGTCCCCTGCACAGCCAGCTCATGACGCGGGCATCCTTCGAGGCGCAAAAACAGGATCAGCCAGGAAAAAGACCCTATCTCATCTCCCGCTGCGCTTCGCCGGGAACGCAACGCTATGCACAGACCTGGACGGGGGACAACTACACCAGCTGGGACACGCTGCGCTGGAACATCCCCATGGGTCTCGGTCTCAGCCTCTCCGGTTTTTATAATGTCGGACACGATGTCGGCGGCTTTGCCGGGCCCCGGCCGGAACCTGAACTGTTCCTGCGCTGGGTCCAGAACGGCATCTTCCATCCAAGGTTCACAATCCATTCCTGGAATGACGACGGTACGGCGAACGAAGCCTGGATGTATCCGGAAATCACGCCGCTGATACGCGATGCATTGAAGCTCCGTGCACAGCTGATCCCTTATCTCTACACCCAACTTTATCGTGCCGTGGCAGATGGAGAACCGGTTCTGAGGCCGCTCTTTCTGGATTACCCGAACGATATTTCCAGCAGGCATGCAGAATTCGATTTTCTTCTGGGGCGGGACCTGCTTGTGGCAACCGTCGTCGAAAAGGGGGCAGACCGCCGTACCGTCACGCTGCCGGACAACGAAGAGGGCTGGTGGGCCTTCGACGGCAGCACCTGGTATCCGGGCGGCGAAAAAATTGACATTCCGGTCACGCTTGAGAGCATTCCGCTGTTCGTTCGTGGCGGTGCGGTGCTGCCCATGGCCGCCGCGAACCTTCGCGCTGACCCGAAGTTTGACCGTAAGCGCACCTGGAGGATTTATCCGCAGGCCGTCGATTGCGGGACAAGCATCTCGCATGCCTATGACGATGACGGGACCTCAGTCGAGGCACTCGGTGGCCAACATGCGCTCACCACATTTGAACTTGTCCGGGACAACGCACAAGTCCAACTCGACTGGCGGCGCTCAGGTGACTGGCAACCTGCATTTTCGAACATTCAGATCTGGTTAGCCGGCCAGACTGACCTTATCGTCAACGGTATCGCGCATTACGCGGGCGACACGATAGACTTCAACGCTGCAAGATAG
- a CDS encoding TRAP transporter large permease has translation MDIQSVLVLFGTFALLMILGVPIAFSIGLAAFATFLLFMSFDQSVYIVAQQVASGLDSFTLLAIPFFILAGNIMNRGGIAMRLIEFAKVLGGRLPGALAHCNVIANMMFGSISGSAVASAAAVGGVMAPLQKKEGYDPAYSAAVNIASCPTGLLIPPSSTFIVYSLITNGTSVAALFVAGYIPGILMGLSLMVVAGIIAKRRGYPVAERPSGAEVVKKAADAMLPLGLIVIVMGGIIGGIFTATEASAVAVVYTLFLAIIWYREITWKEMPGIILESAVTTSIVLLMIGCSIAMSKAMAFADIPYSISDALLALSENPIVLLLIINIALLVVGTFMDMTPALLIFTPIFLPVVEDLGMDPVHFGVVMTFNLCIGICTPPVGSALFVGCSVGGVKIGQVIKPMLGFYAVLVSLLLVITYFPGLSLFLPRVLLGY, from the coding sequence ATGGATATTCAGTCTGTCCTGGTCCTGTTCGGGACGTTCGCTTTGCTCATGATTCTGGGAGTTCCGATCGCCTTTTCGATCGGCCTGGCAGCGTTTGCCACCTTCCTCCTGTTCATGTCTTTCGATCAATCGGTCTACATCGTTGCGCAGCAGGTCGCCTCCGGGCTCGACAGCTTCACGCTGCTGGCCATCCCGTTCTTTATCCTGGCCGGGAACATCATGAACCGCGGCGGCATCGCAATGCGCCTGATCGAGTTCGCAAAGGTCCTGGGCGGCCGTCTGCCTGGTGCTCTTGCCCACTGCAATGTCATCGCCAACATGATGTTCGGTTCGATCTCGGGATCCGCCGTCGCATCAGCCGCAGCGGTTGGCGGCGTCATGGCCCCCTTGCAGAAAAAGGAGGGCTACGATCCGGCCTATAGCGCCGCCGTCAACATCGCGTCCTGCCCGACCGGCCTTCTCATCCCGCCGAGTTCGACCTTCATTGTCTATTCGCTCATCACAAACGGCACATCGGTCGCGGCCCTTTTCGTCGCCGGTTACATTCCGGGGATTCTCATGGGGCTCAGCCTCATGGTTGTCGCGGGCATCATCGCGAAACGGCGCGGCTATCCCGTCGCCGAGCGTCCGAGCGGAGCAGAAGTCGTGAAAAAGGCGGCAGATGCCATGCTGCCGCTAGGCCTCATCGTCATCGTCATGGGCGGCATCATTGGCGGCATCTTCACGGCGACAGAAGCTTCTGCGGTCGCGGTTGTCTACACCCTGTTCCTGGCCATCATCTGGTACCGGGAAATCACCTGGAAAGAAATGCCCGGGATCATTCTGGAAAGTGCGGTGACCACATCGATCGTGCTTCTCATGATCGGCTGCTCGATCGCCATGTCCAAGGCGATGGCATTCGCCGACATTCCGTACTCAATCTCCGATGCCCTTCTGGCACTATCTGAGAATCCGATCGTCCTCCTGCTGATCATCAACATTGCATTGCTGGTTGTCGGCACCTTCATGGACATGACGCCGGCACTCCTGATCTTCACGCCCATCTTCCTGCCGGTCGTGGAAGATCTCGGCATGGATCCTGTCCATTTCGGCGTGGTGATGACGTTCAACCTGTGTATCGGGATCTGCACACCACCCGTCGGGTCGGCGCTGTTCGTTGGCTGCTCGGTTGGAGGCGTGAAGATCGGGCAGGTCATCAAACCCATGCTCGGCTTCTACGCCGTTCTGGTTTCACTTTTGCTCGTGATCACCTACTTTCCGGGCCTCAGCCTGTTCCTGCCGCGCGTTCTCCTCGGCTACTAG
- a CDS encoding TRAP transporter small permease gives MNIITRGVDFILRLVITVAFAILVACVIWQVFSRYVLESPSTVTDEMARFLFIWVALLGGAYTLGQRRHLAIDLLPQVTSGNIRLMVNAAIIVAISTFAALVMIYGGMDLVNRTLATGQVSPALRLPMGLVYIAIPFSGICILYYCLTFLADLFRDGRGPNDQESAPKPGGPLD, from the coding sequence GTGAACATCATCACCAGAGGTGTGGATTTTATTCTGCGCCTCGTCATCACCGTTGCATTCGCCATTTTGGTCGCCTGCGTTATCTGGCAGGTCTTCTCGCGATACGTGCTGGAAAGCCCCAGCACGGTCACGGACGAAATGGCCCGCTTCCTGTTCATCTGGGTCGCGCTTCTCGGAGGCGCTTACACCCTCGGCCAGCGGCGCCACCTGGCCATTGATCTTCTTCCGCAAGTGACGAGCGGCAACATCCGCTTGATGGTCAACGCGGCGATCATTGTCGCAATCTCGACATTCGCGGCACTTGTGATGATTTACGGCGGGATGGATCTGGTGAACCGCACTCTGGCCACCGGTCAGGTTTCGCCGGCGCTCAGGTTGCCGATGGGTCTGGTCTATATCGCAATTCCCTTTTCCGGGATCTGCATTCTCTATTACTGCCTGACATTCCTCGCCGATCTCTTCCGCGACGGGCGCGGGCCGAATGATCAGGAAAGCGCGCCGAAGCCCGGCGGACCGCTTGATTAA